Proteins found in one Aneurinibacillus uraniidurans genomic segment:
- the ychF gene encoding redox-regulated ATPase YchF, which produces MANSCGIVGLPNVGKSTLFNAITQAGAESANYPFCTIEPNVGIVEVPDPRLNKLTEIVIPKKTVPTAFQFVDIAGLVRGASKGEGLGNQFLSHIREVDAIAHVVRCFEDENITHVEGKIDPINDITTINLELILADLESVDRRIDRLGRKVKSGDKEAKVEYDLLVKVKDALENEKPARSLDLTDDEHKMIHHFHMLTMKPVLYVANVSEDGIHEAEAGENPYVEKVREYAAAEGSAVVVISAKVESEIAEMDDEDKAMFLEELGLQESGLDRLIREAYTLLGLITYFTAGVQEVRAWTIRRGTKAPQAAAVIHNDFERGFIRAEVVAYNDLIDAGSMNQAKENGKFRLEGKEYVVVDGDIMHFRFNV; this is translated from the coding sequence ATGGCAAATTCTTGTGGAATCGTCGGACTTCCAAATGTAGGGAAATCGACGTTATTTAATGCGATTACACAGGCGGGGGCAGAATCTGCTAACTATCCGTTCTGTACGATTGAACCAAACGTAGGCATCGTAGAAGTTCCTGATCCGCGCCTGAACAAACTTACAGAAATTGTTATCCCGAAGAAAACGGTACCAACAGCGTTCCAGTTCGTGGATATTGCAGGGCTTGTGCGTGGCGCAAGTAAAGGGGAAGGCCTTGGCAACCAGTTCTTGTCTCATATTCGTGAAGTCGATGCCATTGCTCACGTTGTTCGCTGCTTTGAAGATGAGAACATTACGCACGTAGAAGGAAAAATCGATCCGATCAATGATATTACGACTATCAATCTTGAGCTGATTCTAGCTGATCTTGAATCAGTAGACCGCCGTATTGATCGTCTTGGACGTAAAGTAAAGTCAGGCGATAAAGAAGCAAAAGTCGAATATGATCTACTGGTAAAGGTAAAAGATGCACTGGAGAACGAGAAACCAGCTCGCAGTCTTGATCTAACGGATGATGAGCACAAAATGATTCATCACTTCCACATGCTGACGATGAAACCAGTTCTATATGTAGCGAATGTAAGTGAAGATGGGATTCATGAGGCGGAAGCAGGGGAAAACCCGTATGTGGAAAAAGTACGCGAGTATGCGGCTGCAGAAGGTTCTGCGGTTGTCGTGATTTCGGCAAAAGTGGAGTCTGAGATTGCTGAAATGGACGATGAAGATAAAGCGATGTTCTTAGAAGAGCTGGGTCTTCAGGAATCTGGCCTAGATCGCCTCATTCGGGAAGCATATACGCTTCTTGGTTTGATTACGTACTTTACAGCTGGTGTGCAGGAAGTGCGAGCTTGGACGATTCGCCGTGGCACAAAAGCACCACAGGCAGCAGCTGTTATTCATAATGACTTTGAACGTGGCTTTATTCGGGCAGAAGTGGTGGCCTATAACGACTTAATCGATGCTGGCTCCATGAACCAGGCAAAGGAAAACGGTAAGTTCCGTCTTGAAGGTAAAGAGTATGTCGTAGTAGATGGCGACATTATGCACTTCCGTTTCAACGTGTAA
- the rpsF gene encoding 30S ribosomal protein S6, protein MRKYEVMYILRPDLQEEAAKANVERFSGVLTENGAELEKVNEMGKKRLAYEINDHREGFYVLMNFQSEPQAVNEMERLMKISDDVIRYLVVREDEK, encoded by the coding sequence ATGCGCAAATACGAAGTTATGTACATTTTACGCCCAGACCTTCAGGAAGAGGCTGCTAAAGCAAACGTTGAACGTTTCTCTGGCGTCCTTACTGAGAACGGTGCTGAGCTTGAAAAAGTTAACGAAATGGGTAAAAAACGTCTGGCGTATGAAATCAACGATCATCGTGAAGGTTTCTACGTGCTCATGAACTTCCAATCCGAGCCGCAGGCTGTTAACGAGATGGAACGTCTGATGAAGATCAGCGACGACGTCATTCGTTACTTAGTTGTTCGTGAAGACGAAAAATAA
- a CDS encoding single-stranded DNA-binding protein translates to MLNRAILLGRLTKDPELRYTQNGTAVATFSLAIDRRTTNQQGERETDFLNIVVWSKLAELCAQYLKKGRQAAVEGRIQTRNYENKEGRRVYVTEIVAENVQFIGGQGQGQGGSGFQDESYGGGFGQAPSSSGGSRSRDAFNDNPFADTQKPIDISDDDLPF, encoded by the coding sequence GTGTTGAATCGAGCGATATTGCTAGGTCGTTTAACGAAAGATCCGGAATTGCGCTACACGCAGAACGGAACAGCTGTAGCTACGTTTTCGCTGGCTATAGATCGGAGAACGACTAACCAGCAGGGTGAAAGAGAAACCGATTTTCTCAACATCGTAGTCTGGAGCAAGCTGGCTGAGCTTTGTGCTCAGTATTTGAAGAAAGGTCGTCAGGCAGCTGTCGAAGGCCGGATTCAGACACGCAACTATGAGAACAAGGAAGGCCGACGCGTCTATGTTACAGAGATTGTGGCAGAGAACGTACAGTTTATCGGTGGACAAGGTCAGGGCCAAGGTGGTTCAGGCTTCCAGGATGAGTCGTACGGTGGTGGATTCGGTCAGGCTCCTTCTTCTAGTGGCGGCAGCCGTTCGCGCGATGCATTTAATGATAATCCCTTTGCTGATACTCAAAAACCGATTGATATCTCGGATGATGATTTACCATTCTAG
- the rpsR gene encoding 30S ribosomal protein S18 — protein MAQRRGRGKRRKVCYFTSNKITHIDYKDIDLLKKFISERGKILPRRVTGTSAKYQRMLTVAIKRSRQIALLPYVTE, from the coding sequence ATGGCACAACGTCGTGGACGCGGCAAACGCCGTAAGGTTTGTTACTTTACTTCAAACAAAATCACGCACATTGACTATAAAGACATTGATTTGCTCAAGAAGTTCATCAGCGAGCGCGGAAAGATTTTACCGCGCCGTGTAACAGGTACTTCTGCTAAATATCAGCGCATGCTGACAGTAGCAATCAAACGTTCTCGTCAAATCGCCCTGTTACCATACGTGACAGAGTAG
- a CDS encoding YybS family protein codes for MQGNVRGLLEGAFMSAIFLVLFLISFYTPFGLIVIMALPIPMTVYGYRHSLKQGLLTVLAAVLLTFVSAAGVAGVLISLPAALVGLGMGYIYKKKNSAGQALITGTVIALIMTFISIGISLSFLQTNPIDKAVTTMKQGIETMFQEAEAKLTTSLQQLPQAQREGEQGHQIMAMQERIKMMKQELPPMVSMIIPASLIASSLLTAFLNHVLSRRVLQRMGANAPALPAIRHLRFPRSVLYYYLIALIIPAFIDPVKYSFIRMAVMNVSILLHYAVTIQGFAVFAYWAHQRNWKRAGLIMAGCIFLLPPFTFILTLIGIMDAGLDLRGRFLQ; via the coding sequence ATGCAGGGTAACGTACGAGGGCTTCTGGAAGGTGCGTTTATGAGCGCTATTTTTTTGGTGCTTTTTCTGATTTCGTTCTATACACCATTCGGGCTCATTGTGATTATGGCACTGCCAATTCCGATGACAGTATACGGATATCGACATTCGCTAAAGCAGGGGTTATTAACGGTATTAGCAGCAGTATTGTTGACATTTGTATCAGCGGCTGGTGTAGCAGGAGTGCTGATATCCTTGCCAGCAGCTTTAGTCGGTCTGGGAATGGGATATATATATAAGAAGAAAAACAGTGCGGGTCAAGCGCTTATTACGGGAACTGTAATTGCATTAATTATGACCTTTATCAGTATTGGAATCTCGCTTTCATTTCTCCAGACTAATCCAATCGATAAGGCCGTTACAACGATGAAACAGGGAATCGAAACGATGTTTCAAGAAGCGGAAGCAAAGTTAACGACTTCTCTCCAGCAACTTCCACAGGCACAGCGAGAGGGTGAGCAGGGGCATCAGATTATGGCGATGCAAGAGAGAATCAAGATGATGAAGCAAGAGCTTCCTCCTATGGTATCGATGATTATCCCTGCGTCATTAATCGCATCATCGCTATTAACTGCGTTTTTGAATCATGTGTTGTCTCGCCGCGTCTTACAGCGTATGGGTGCCAATGCTCCTGCTTTGCCTGCAATTCGACATTTGCGCTTTCCGCGTTCAGTTTTGTATTATTATCTTATTGCGCTCATTATCCCGGCATTTATAGACCCGGTGAAATATTCGTTTATAAGAATGGCTGTTATGAACGTTAGTATACTTCTTCATTATGCGGTAACCATTCAAGGATTTGCGGTATTTGCATATTGGGCGCATCAGAGGAATTGGAAAAGGGCGGGGCTTATTATGGCTGGATGTATATTTCTTCTTCCGCCGTTTACCTTTATACTAACATTAATAGGTATCATGGATGCCGGATTGGACCTGCGAGGTCGATTTCTTCAATAA
- a CDS encoding DHH family phosphoesterase, with the protein MPKFLAKRWFGSHMILALIFGLMATGLLAFYVHWIFGLLGILGLVLIIYVTLQNKKQFLDEVESYATSLGHRIQHAGDDVIQSMPVGIVLVNDNQSIEWHNQYVQMMTGRTNLIGETLLEVFPPLADVKLGKEKAEITYQKRIYDVEIRSDERLFYFTDITLYKELQMHYEDEKLVMGIVHLDNLDEVVQGMDEQSQSILLTNVTGAITKWAQQYDIYLRRFASDKFFAVLDHGTLQQLEATRFDVLDVVREMTTKNKIPITLSIGIGAGVDGLIELGEMAQSSLDVALGRGGDQAAVKVRDKLTFYGGKSNAVEKRNRVRARVIAHALRDLMLESDLVLIMGHKMPDMDAIGAAIGVLKAVHAADKQGYILLDESNPAIERLMQAVEEHEDLNDYFITSDQAIQMVTQRTLVVVVDTHRPSMTIEPRLLNMTSKVVLIDHHRRSEEFIADPVLIYLEPYASSTSELVTELLQYQGESLSLDVLEATALLAGIVVDTKSFAFRTGSRTFEAASFLRRKGADTALVQILLKEDLTQYIRRAEIVQQTEIIGKNIAIAQGKNDEKYGQLLIAQAADTLLTMAGIDASFVICRRPDDMIGISARSLGDFNVQVVMEEMGGGGHLNNAATQLKEVTVAEAVEQLKQVLKNYQGGKPK; encoded by the coding sequence ATGCCTAAGTTCCTGGCAAAACGCTGGTTTGGATCGCATATGATACTGGCTCTCATTTTTGGGCTGATGGCAACGGGGCTGCTTGCGTTTTATGTTCACTGGATATTCGGGCTGCTTGGTATCCTGGGGCTGGTTCTTATCATATACGTCACACTGCAGAATAAAAAGCAATTTCTCGATGAGGTAGAATCGTATGCCACCTCACTTGGCCATCGAATTCAACATGCAGGCGATGACGTGATTCAATCTATGCCAGTTGGAATTGTGCTTGTAAACGATAACCAGTCGATTGAATGGCACAATCAGTATGTACAGATGATGACAGGTAGAACGAACTTAATTGGTGAGACGTTGCTTGAGGTTTTTCCTCCGCTTGCAGATGTGAAGCTAGGAAAAGAGAAAGCAGAAATTACCTATCAGAAGCGTATTTATGACGTGGAGATCCGCTCAGATGAGCGTCTGTTTTATTTTACTGATATCACACTGTATAAAGAGCTGCAGATGCACTACGAGGATGAGAAGCTGGTAATGGGAATTGTCCATCTAGATAATCTGGATGAAGTAGTGCAGGGGATGGATGAACAAAGTCAGAGCATCCTACTCACAAATGTAACCGGTGCGATTACCAAATGGGCACAGCAATATGATATTTATTTACGACGCTTCGCCTCGGATAAGTTCTTTGCTGTACTCGATCACGGAACGCTGCAACAATTAGAAGCTACACGCTTCGATGTTCTCGATGTCGTTCGGGAGATGACTACGAAAAATAAGATTCCGATTACCCTTAGCATTGGGATTGGCGCAGGTGTTGACGGATTGATTGAACTCGGCGAGATGGCGCAGTCAAGCCTTGATGTGGCGCTTGGCCGGGGTGGGGATCAGGCTGCTGTAAAAGTAAGAGATAAGCTTACGTTCTACGGTGGCAAATCTAATGCAGTTGAGAAGCGCAACCGTGTTCGCGCCCGTGTGATTGCCCATGCACTCCGGGATTTAATGCTTGAGAGTGATCTCGTATTGATCATGGGTCATAAAATGCCTGACATGGATGCGATTGGTGCTGCAATTGGTGTATTGAAAGCTGTACATGCAGCGGATAAACAAGGATACATTTTGCTTGATGAAAGTAACCCGGCGATTGAGCGGCTAATGCAGGCTGTAGAAGAGCATGAAGACCTGAATGATTACTTTATTACAAGTGATCAGGCGATCCAGATGGTGACACAGCGGACGCTTGTTGTCGTAGTAGACACACATCGTCCATCGATGACCATTGAACCTCGTTTGTTAAATATGACGAGCAAAGTCGTGCTCATTGATCATCACCGTCGCTCAGAAGAATTTATTGCTGATCCTGTTCTGATCTATCTGGAGCCATATGCATCGTCTACAAGCGAACTTGTAACCGAACTATTGCAGTATCAAGGTGAGAGTCTTTCCCTTGATGTGCTAGAAGCGACAGCACTTCTGGCGGGGATTGTTGTGGATACGAAAAGTTTTGCTTTCCGAACCGGCTCACGTACGTTTGAAGCGGCATCGTTCTTACGTCGTAAAGGAGCCGATACAGCTCTCGTGCAGATTTTGCTGAAGGAAGATCTGACACAGTATATTCGCCGTGCTGAAATTGTTCAGCAAACGGAGATTATCGGAAAAAATATTGCCATCGCCCAGGGGAAAAATGATGAGAAGTACGGGCAGCTACTTATCGCGCAGGCTGCGGATACGTTGCTTACAATGGCGGGAATAGATGCTTCTTTTGTGATTTGCCGCAGGCCAGATGATATGATTGGGATTAGTGCCCGCTCACTCGGTGACTTCAATGTTCAAGTTGTGATGGAGGAGATGGGTGGCGGTGGACATCTCAATAATGCGGCTACTCAGCTTAAGGAAGTCACGGTAGCTGAAGCAGTTGAACAGCTTAAACAAGTATTAAAAAATTACCAGGGAGGGAAACCGAAATGA
- the rplI gene encoding 50S ribosomal protein L9, translating to MKVIFLQDVKGQGKKGEIKEVSEGYARNFLLKKGLAQVATEGNMKMQQAHQKSEAKRKQEELEEAKKLAKIMEETEITIKAKSGEGGRLFGGVSTKQIAEELKKAGFKVDKRKILLDDPIRTLGYTNVPIKVHQEVTTTMKVHVVEE from the coding sequence ATGAAAGTAATTTTCTTGCAAGATGTAAAAGGACAGGGGAAAAAAGGGGAAATTAAAGAGGTCTCTGAGGGATATGCTCGCAATTTCTTGCTAAAAAAGGGTCTTGCTCAAGTGGCGACTGAGGGCAACATGAAGATGCAACAGGCTCACCAAAAGAGTGAGGCAAAGCGTAAGCAGGAAGAGCTTGAAGAAGCGAAGAAGCTTGCTAAGATTATGGAAGAAACAGAGATTACGATTAAGGCAAAATCAGGCGAAGGTGGCCGCTTGTTTGGAGGCGTGAGCACGAAGCAAATTGCCGAAGAGCTAAAAAAGGCAGGCTTCAAAGTCGACAAGCGTAAAATTTTGCTTGATGACCCGATTCGTACGCTTGGCTATACAAATGTGCCGATCAAAGTACACCAAGAGGTAACAACAACGATGAAAGTACATGTCGTTGAAGAATAG
- the dnaB gene encoding replicative DNA helicase: protein MSDIFLDRIPPQNIEAEQAVLGAIFLEREALIAATDILVAEDFYRTSHQRIFQVMTDLGERNEPVDLVTVTAELENRKQLDEVGSVSYLTDLATSVPTASNIEYYAKIVEEKSTLRRLIRAATKIVTDGYTGGEDIPALLGDAERHIMQISQRQRTSSFMHIKDVLMDTYEYIETLSESKGEITGLPTGYPDLDKMTAGLKPSELIILAARPAVGKTAFALNVAQNVAARAGAPVAIFSLEMSATQLVQRMICAEGNIDAQRMRTGYFADDDWHKLTMAIGTLASAPIYIDDTPGITITDIRSKCRRLKAEAGLGLILIDYLQLITGRKGGGDNRQQEISEISRTLKLIARELECPVIALSQLSRAVEQRQDKRPMLSDIRESGSIEQDADMVAFLYRDDYYDKETEKKNIIEVIIGKQRSGPTGTVELAFLKEYNKFVSLSHHDEG from the coding sequence ATGAGTGATATTTTCCTCGATCGTATTCCGCCCCAAAACATCGAGGCTGAACAAGCCGTTTTGGGGGCTATTTTTTTGGAGAGAGAAGCGTTAATTGCCGCGACGGATATTTTGGTGGCAGAAGATTTCTATCGGACATCACACCAGCGTATTTTTCAGGTAATGACCGATCTCGGAGAGCGGAATGAACCGGTTGATCTTGTAACGGTAACGGCAGAACTTGAGAACCGCAAACAGCTTGATGAGGTGGGCAGTGTTTCATATCTGACCGATCTGGCAACGTCTGTTCCGACTGCGTCGAACATCGAGTACTATGCCAAAATTGTGGAGGAGAAATCCACCCTTCGTCGACTGATTCGTGCAGCTACTAAAATTGTGACGGACGGGTATACAGGCGGAGAAGATATTCCGGCTCTCTTGGGTGATGCAGAACGGCACATTATGCAGATCTCGCAGCGTCAGCGTACATCAAGCTTTATGCATATTAAAGATGTGCTCATGGATACGTATGAGTACATTGAGACGCTGTCTGAGAGCAAAGGTGAAATCACGGGTCTGCCGACAGGGTATCCAGACCTTGATAAGATGACAGCCGGTTTGAAGCCGTCTGAGCTGATTATTCTAGCTGCTCGTCCGGCAGTTGGAAAGACGGCGTTTGCCTTGAACGTGGCACAGAATGTGGCCGCACGTGCCGGAGCGCCGGTGGCAATCTTTAGTCTGGAGATGTCAGCGACTCAGCTGGTGCAGCGGATGATCTGTGCGGAAGGGAATATTGATGCGCAGCGAATGCGTACCGGTTATTTTGCGGATGATGATTGGCATAAGTTAACGATGGCGATTGGTACGCTGGCCAGTGCACCGATCTACATTGATGATACACCAGGGATTACGATTACAGATATTCGGTCGAAGTGCCGTCGCTTGAAAGCAGAAGCCGGGCTGGGATTGATTTTGATTGATTACTTGCAGTTGATTACAGGACGGAAAGGCGGCGGAGATAACCGCCAGCAGGAGATCTCTGAGATCTCGCGTACACTGAAGCTCATTGCCCGTGAGCTGGAGTGCCCGGTTATTGCCCTGTCACAGCTAAGCCGTGCGGTGGAGCAGCGCCAGGATAAGCGTCCGATGCTCTCTGATATTCGGGAGAGTGGGAGTATTGAACAGGATGCCGACATGGTGGCGTTTTTATACCGTGATGACTACTACGATAAAGAGACTGAGAAGAAGAATATTATTGAGGTTATCATTGGCAAGCAGCGAAGCGGTCCGACAGGGACAGTAGAGCTGGCATTCCTTAAGGAATACAATAAATTCGTCAGTCTGAGCCACCATGATGAAGGGTAA
- a CDS encoding adenylosuccinate synthase gives MSTVVVVGSQWGDEGKGKVTDFLAEKAEVVARYQGGDNAGHTIVFGGTKYKLHLIPSGIFYSDKICVIGNGMVVNPKSLIKELEYLHSHGVSTDNLRISDRAHVIMPYHIKIDGAEEANKGDNKIGTTLKGIGPAYMDKAARIGIRMADLMDKAEFEKKLRRNLEEKNRLFEKVYEVEGCNFDEIFEEYLGYADQIRKYVTDTSVVLNDSIDAGKRVLFEGAQGVMLDIDQGTFPFVTSSNPVAGGVCIGSGVGPTKIHHVVGVAKAYTSRVGDGPFPTELHDEIGHHIREVGREYGTTTGRPRRVGWFDSVVVRHARRVSGITALSLNSVDVLTGLETVKICAAYRYKGEVIEHYPANLNVLAECEPVYEELPGWTEDITKCRSLDELPENARHYIERVTQLTGISLSMFSVGPDRDQTNIVRSVYAL, from the coding sequence ATGTCAACTGTAGTAGTTGTAGGTTCCCAATGGGGAGATGAAGGGAAAGGTAAAGTAACCGACTTTCTCGCGGAAAAAGCAGAAGTAGTGGCACGTTATCAGGGCGGAGACAATGCGGGTCATACTATTGTTTTTGGTGGGACTAAATATAAATTACATTTGATTCCTTCGGGGATTTTTTACAGTGATAAAATTTGCGTGATCGGAAACGGAATGGTTGTAAATCCGAAATCGTTAATTAAAGAGTTAGAATACTTACATAGTCATGGTGTGAGCACAGACAATCTGCGCATTAGCGACCGCGCTCATGTTATCATGCCATACCACATCAAAATTGATGGTGCAGAAGAAGCGAACAAAGGTGACAACAAGATTGGTACAACACTAAAAGGTATTGGACCAGCTTACATGGACAAGGCTGCTCGTATCGGTATTCGCATGGCTGATCTGATGGATAAAGCCGAGTTCGAGAAAAAACTGCGCCGCAATCTTGAAGAGAAAAACCGTCTGTTCGAAAAAGTATACGAAGTAGAAGGCTGCAACTTCGATGAAATCTTCGAAGAGTACCTCGGTTATGCAGATCAAATTCGCAAGTATGTAACAGACACATCCGTTGTGCTGAACGATTCTATCGACGCAGGCAAACGTGTTCTGTTCGAAGGTGCACAGGGCGTTATGCTTGATATCGACCAAGGTACATTCCCATTCGTTACTTCATCAAATCCGGTAGCAGGCGGTGTCTGCATCGGTTCAGGTGTTGGACCGACGAAAATCCATCATGTTGTTGGGGTAGCGAAAGCATACACAAGCCGTGTAGGCGATGGCCCATTCCCAACAGAGCTTCATGACGAGATCGGTCACCATATCCGTGAAGTAGGTCGCGAATACGGTACAACAACAGGTCGTCCACGCCGTGTAGGTTGGTTTGACAGTGTCGTTGTACGTCATGCACGTCGCGTAAGTGGAATCACAGCACTGTCTTTAAACTCTGTAGACGTTTTGACAGGACTTGAGACAGTTAAGATTTGTGCGGCTTACCGTTATAAAGGTGAAGTTATTGAGCACTATCCAGCTAACTTGAACGTTCTGGCTGAATGTGAGCCGGTATATGAAGAACTGCCAGGCTGGACAGAGGATATTACAAAATGCCGTTCGCTTGATGAACTGCCGGAAAATGCACGCCACTACATTGAGCGTGTGACACAACTGACAGGTATTTCACTGTCTATGTTCTCCGTAGGTCCAGACCGCGATCAAACAAATATTGTTCGCAGTGTATATGCGCTGTAG
- a CDS encoding M23 family metallopeptidase, with amino-acid sequence MMLLERIASWKKKEFADDALQNEPGYFVYRLATGAATSALLTVACGQMLIMAWPYITDAPKPDKQAVYTDQIAKPEEKVAWSVREKPSHGDGHFLMPAPGPLSSPFGMRWGRMHQGIDIASPIGTPVTAADNGRITFAGVKTGYGNCMIIDHGNGYETVYGHLDTLVASEGDIVEKKELVAYSGNTGRSTGPHLHFEIRKHGEPIDPRPFLQ; translated from the coding sequence ATGATGTTACTTGAACGAATCGCGTCATGGAAGAAGAAAGAGTTTGCGGATGACGCGTTACAAAATGAACCTGGCTATTTCGTATACCGACTCGCAACAGGTGCCGCTACAAGTGCTCTGTTGACAGTTGCATGCGGACAGATGCTTATAATGGCTTGGCCTTATATAACGGATGCACCAAAACCGGATAAACAAGCTGTCTATACAGACCAGATCGCCAAGCCAGAAGAGAAAGTGGCATGGAGTGTACGAGAAAAGCCTTCGCATGGTGACGGGCACTTCCTTATGCCGGCCCCGGGGCCGCTTAGCTCGCCGTTTGGTATGCGCTGGGGACGAATGCATCAAGGAATTGACATTGCAAGCCCAATTGGAACACCCGTTACAGCAGCTGATAATGGACGTATTACATTTGCAGGTGTGAAAACAGGATACGGCAATTGTATGATTATCGACCATGGTAATGGATACGAGACCGTATACGGACATCTAGATACGCTAGTTGCTTCAGAGGGGGATATCGTAGAAAAGAAGGAACTGGTCGCTTATTCTGGCAATACAGGACGCTCGACGGGACCCCACCTTCATTTTGAAATCAGAAAGCATGGGGAACCTATTGATCCCCGTCCATTTTTGCAGTAG
- the yycF gene encoding response regulator YycF codes for MKQKVLVVDDERPIADILKFTLEKEGYDVQCAYDGYEALDVANKYEPDMILLDIMLPGKDGIEVCRLIRQTSDVPIIMLTAKDSELDKVLGLELGADDYVTKPFSSRELLARIKANLRRHTKVTKPEGREEADEARISVGTLIIDMKSYTVEKRGQPIETTHREFVLLHYLAQHLDQVLTRDHLLQAVWGFDYFGDARTVDVTIRRLREKIEDDPSSPQYIITRRSLGYMMRNPVEDVR; via the coding sequence ATGAAACAGAAAGTATTAGTAGTAGATGATGAACGTCCAATAGCAGACATTCTAAAGTTCACGTTGGAGAAAGAAGGATATGACGTACAGTGTGCGTATGATGGCTATGAGGCACTTGATGTTGCCAATAAATATGAACCGGATATGATCCTGCTTGATATTATGCTGCCGGGCAAAGATGGAATCGAAGTCTGCCGCTTAATCCGACAGACTTCCGATGTTCCGATTATTATGCTGACTGCCAAAGATAGTGAGTTAGACAAAGTGCTTGGACTTGAACTTGGAGCGGACGACTATGTAACTAAGCCGTTTAGCAGTCGGGAACTACTCGCTCGTATCAAGGCAAATTTGCGTCGGCATACGAAGGTTACCAAGCCAGAAGGAAGGGAAGAAGCAGATGAAGCAAGAATCTCAGTCGGTACATTGATTATCGACATGAAATCATATACCGTAGAAAAACGCGGACAGCCCATTGAGACTACACACCGTGAATTTGTACTGCTGCATTATCTCGCTCAACATCTGGATCAAGTGCTGACACGTGATCACCTGCTTCAGGCTGTCTGGGGGTTTGATTATTTCGGTGATGCACGGACGGTGGACGTGACGATTCGGCGTCTCCGTGAAAAGATAGAGGATGATCCAAGTTCACCTCAATACATCATTACACGACGCAGCCTTGGCTATATGATGCGCAACCCGGTAGAGGATGTGCGATGA